CGGATACTGGCGCATGTAATTGGCATAGTCGCTCGGCGCGTTGGAATCCCGCGCGACCTGCCAGGCCAGCTGTTCCTGCGAAGCGGTGCAGCCGATCAGGCCGCATCCCAATCCGAATCCGAACCACCACCCGCAACGCTTCCGGCATGACTTCATGATCCCTCCCTCAACGGTTTTCCAGCTTGTCGAGTCCAAGGATGCCTGATATCGTGCTGATTTTCAAGGAACAAAAAAGCATTAGATCCCTTTCCTAAACGGCCCTCCCCGCGTACCAATAAACAGCAAAATAATGCAGAACCGTTCCGGTCATCACGAATAAATGCCAGATGAAGTGGCTGTATCGCATACGGGAATCGAGCGCGTAGAACACAACACCTCCGGTATAGGCCAGGCCTCCCAGAAAAATCCAAACAAATTCCATGTGCGAGAGGCGGAGCCAGAGCGGACGAACCGCAATCACAATGACCCAGCCCATCAGCAGATAATGCGTCGTTGAAATAACAGGGTGGCGTACGCCGCTAGTCAGTTTGAGGACCACGCCCATCAGAGCCAGGGCCCAGGTGAGGCCAAAGAACGTCCACCCCCATGGACCGCGAAGGATGCCCAGCGTGAAGGAAGTATATGTCCCGGCAATCAGATAAAAAATGGCGATGTGTTCGGTAATCCGGAAAACATGTTTCGCTTTTCCCTTGGGCAACGCGTGATAGAGCGTAGAGGTGAGATACAAGAGCACAATCGTTGATAGAAAAATGGAGTTGGCTACGAGAAAAACCCTGTCTCCGGTTCGCGCGGTCTGCTGAAGGAGAAACGGAATTCCAATCAGAGCGGCCAAAAGGCCTATCCCGTGGCTGATGCTGTTGGCGATCTCCTCTCCCGATGATTGATCCCGATTTTTGTTAATACGACTCCTAAAATTAAAAACCCGACCAGGCATTTCCTGCGAGATCCGCGTGGGTGCAGTGGATATAGACATGGCCCCAGCAATTATTATTGGCGGCATCGTAATAAAAGATCTGATCTGGAACATCCGTCACCACAGGCGGACAGGCCGCCTGCGTCGTGTTTCCTTCACTGTTGGAGGCGGGGTGTCCCGTATTTCTCGCGGTGGCCGGGAGCGTGATGGTGGGAAGAGCGGAAAGATATTTTTGACCGGATGTGAGAGCGTCTTTCAGCGCCGTGTCGGTGGCCGAAGGCGGCGGATAGAGCCCCTCATTATCGGCGTAATAGATCGAAATGGCGCTGCGCAGATCTCCTAAGTGTCCTTTGGCGGTGGCTTCTTGTGATTTCGCGATCATATTAACGAACTGCGGGATCGCGACAGCGGCCAGGATTCCGATGATCGCCACAACGATCATCAACTCGATCAACGTAAAACCGTTTGTTCTTCGCGTCAAAATCATTTCTCCGGAAGCATTTTATAGAGAGACATATGGGCGGTGAGGGATTTGAGCGCCACATTTCGAGCGCTCACCCGCCTGCTTTGTGGCGGGTGAACCCGTCGCCTAAAAAATTGGGCGGTAGAGGATTTGAACCTCTGACCCCCTCGGTGTAAGCGAGGTGCTCTAACCGCTGAGCTAACCGCCCGAAAGTCTGCTATGAGAGCGGTGCTCTAACCGCTGTCCCGTCCTCTATATGGCTCGCCAGAAGCGAGCTATATCGACGGGACTGCACCGACCCATAAGCCGCCTCTGGCGGCGAGTACAGGGGACGGTGCTGAGCTAACCGCCCGAGATTAAAGACCGGCTCGTTTCAGGAGTTCCCGCTGGTACCGCACATAGCGCCGGACGTCAAAGCAAGAATCCAGTTCCCGGCGGTCCAGATAGCGCGTGATCCGCTCATCGGCTTCGATCAGCGGGCGGAACCGCAACCCCTTCTGCCAGGCCCGCATCGCATAATCCTGAACGATCCGGTAAGCGTCTTCCCGGCGCAAGCCTTTGTCCACGAGCGCGAGCAATATCCGTTGAGACGCGATGATTTCCACGGTTTTGGACATGTTCCGCTTCATATTTTCGGGATAGACCTGCAGCCCCGACAAGACTTTATCCAACCGGGTGATCATGAAATCCAGAAGGATCGTCGCATCCGGCAGATTAACGCGTTCCACGGAAGAGTGGCTGATGTCCCGCTCATGCCAGAGCGCCACGCTCTCCAGAGAAGCCTGCGCATAACTGCGGATGAGCCGCGCCAGGCCGCAGAGGTTTTCGCTCGCGATCGGATTGCGCTTGTGCGGCATCGCGGAGCTGCCCTTCTGGCCTTTGGTAAAGGGTTCTTCAGCTT
This DNA window, taken from Elusimicrobiota bacterium, encodes the following:
- a CDS encoding hemolysin III family protein, yielding MPGRVFNFRSRINKNRDQSSGEEIANSISHGIGLLAALIGIPFLLQQTARTGDRVFLVANSIFLSTIVLLYLTSTLYHALPKGKAKHVFRITEHIAIFYLIAGTYTSFTLGILRGPWGWTFFGLTWALALMGVVLKLTSGVRHPVISTTHYLLMGWVIVIAVRPLWLRLSHMEFVWIFLGGLAYTGGVVFYALDSRMRYSHFIWHLFVMTGTVLHYFAVYWYAGRAV
- a CDS encoding type II secretion system protein, coding for MILTRRTNGFTLIELMIVVAIIGILAAVAIPQFVNMIAKSQEATAKGHLGDLRSAISIYYADNEGLYPPPSATDTALKDALTSGQKYLSALPTITLPATARNTGHPASNSEGNTTQAACPPVVTDVPDQIFYYDAANNNCWGHVYIHCTHADLAGNAWSGF
- the purB gene encoding adenylosuccinate lyase; translation: SCLRATIGHLARKHVGTLMMGRSHGIHGEPITFGIKVAGWYTEMTRALDRLKHARDVVRVGKLSGAMGTFAHLDPSVEAYVCRKLGLKTEPVATQVIPRDRHAEFLCELAVVAAGLERIATEIRHLQRTEVLEAEEPFTKGQKGSSAMPHKRNPIASENLCGLARLIRSYAQASLESVALWHERDISHSSVERVNLPDATILLDFMITRLDKVLSGLQVYPENMKRNMSKTVEIIASQRILLALVDKGLRREDAYRIVQDYAMRAWQKGLRFRPLIEADERITRYLDRRELDSCFDVRRYVRYQRELLKRAGL